GTCCCAGCAAAGACAAGTGATTGCAGCGAGCTCTGTGTCATCGGTACGTAATCAGTCAATGGACCAATTTTTTTTAGCGGTAAGATCGTAGCACCCGAGGAATTTTTTGCAACGACATAATAGGTTTCATTGACATTTGGAGTAGTGATAATAGGGAATATGTTCTTTACAGTAAATCCTTCGACAGAATACTTGAATGAGGAATTCTTTAAGGACTGGTTTATGTTATTTGTTGAATTTATAAAATAGATATTAAGCGGAGGTGCCGTAGAACCATTACTTCCAACATAAAATAACTGCACTCCATATCTTGTTGTATTGGAGCTGTCGTATATTCCGGATATGACTTCCAGTCCGGAAGATTTATTAGTTGTATCTATTGTAAATTTCATTTGCGGTGTAGAAAATGAATGCCCGAAGGTCTTATAGGTGTAATTAACATAAATAACTGGAAGAACACTATTTCCGATGGGTATCGTAGAATTCGCGAAGCCGCTTGCCCCTGATATCGAACTGTAGAAAGTTCCGTTATATTCAAAATCAACCTTAATCTTGGAGGATGGGTTTCCGTAAGCGTTATGTGAGTAGGAAACCAGTACTAGGTTGCTTCCATTTTCATAATATCCATATGTCACGTGTGGGGTTGTCGGAATATGGACCGGAGAGTAAGTGGAAGCAGATTCATACGCAAGAAGTGCTGAGAGACCGACAATTGCAACTATCATTATTACGACGAATTTACTTGTTAGTGTCCTTCTTATTTCATAAATT
This is a stretch of genomic DNA from Thermoplasmatales archaeon. It encodes these proteins:
- a CDS encoding ABC transporter permease, whose protein sequence is MKPIIYEIRRTLTSKFVVIMIVAIVGLSALLAYESASTYSPVHIPTTPHVTYGYYENGSNLVLVSYSHNAYGNPSSKIKVDFEYNGTFYSSISGASGFANSTIPIGNSVLPVIYVNYTYKTFGHSFSTPQMKFTIDTTNKSSGLEVISGIYDSSNTTRYGVQLFYVGSNGSTAPPLNIYFINSTNNINQSLKNSSFKYSVEGFTVKNIFPIITTPNVNETYYVVAKNSSGATILPLKKIGPLTDYVPMTQSSLQSLVFAGTSELLGFLIPILAVFAAYLTYGKDRTSGVLESVLKRPVTRGSLISSRFASNVISIFVAVGLSMIISDVIIFHYFGMYLSMTFDLYFVWQYLVEGVAFLALVYMFSHLAKSQGALLGAAIAVFVVMDLFWSIIPVAILSALNISSSSTTYIWTSIGFNYASPAGYSSLIQTMFTSKFGLISSQVINPSEFGIVAPVLIIAGILWMVVPFAISFFLAKYRD